Within the Syngnathus scovelli strain Florida chromosome 6, RoL_Ssco_1.2, whole genome shotgun sequence genome, the region AAGTTTGCCCATGCACCCAAGGGTTCATAAATTTCTCAAATGTCGATGCATTGACTACTTATTGATACCCGACCTTGCTATGCATTTTTTCTGCCGCGTTCTCCTCAAATTTGGCCAGCAGTTGGGTTGCCATGGATCGGACCTTGTTCTCCCGCAGTTGCCCATCCTCACCTGCTGAGGGCGCACTGTGACAAGATAACTGGTCCAATGGACCCAAGGAATATAAAGCAAGATCATGTGAAGAATAGTCATAAACTTCATCAAATGATCGAAATGTAAGAGGAACTATATTTCACTTCTTTTTAAATATGATGATATAATCTGCCTACCTTTGTGAGGTAGCCGTTACCCTTGCGTCGCCTTTTATTAATTGAATCATCGTCCATTTTTTTGTCATCCTGCGAGAGCAAGCACAAGATtcctttataataaaaaaattaaacctaAACATGATAATTTTCCTTGCAATATACACCCTGCAGACATCCAATAATCCATCCAACCAGTTTCATGCCCATTCTTTACCACTGTAATGgcttaaaagattttttttttttttatgtcaaaagAGCAATGATGGTTCTCTGACGAGGCGGCAAGTGATATAAAGCTTTTCCATTGGTTAATTCAACAAGTTGGTGCATTCCAAAGAGTGTTATACAACCTTTGGTATCCTCTTTCTGGGTTGGCTTTGTCCTGTTTGTCTTTCAATATTTTCATTCCTTTCTTTTGCTCCTGGAAAGTAGAAGCAcattaggttaaaaaaaaaaaagaaagtaggcAATACTTGAGCAATAAAGGTTTGggataaaacaaaacattctcaaaagtcacacacacgcgcacatgcaCGGTCGCACACGGATTCATAGCCGACacacatgaacttgttttcaatTCGCAGAGAGACGTGATACCAAAACTATCAGTGACATTCAAGTTCTGCACGGGGATGTTATGAATAGAGAATTAGGGGAACAGCAAATGACAAAACAGAGATCAGTCCCATAATTGATTTGATACCTTGTTTTCTATTTAACCATAGAAGATATACTCAGAACCTGCAATAATATTTTTAGTCACACGTCACTATTATTGTGAGCACTACTGTAAATCGCTTGTCTCTTGTGCTCCGTTAATTGTGAAATtgacaaaaaccaaaaatgttattttaggcAACTGCCTCACTCATTTTGTTTACTTCAACTGGATTTTTTCCGCAGGCTTAAATTCAGCGAAGCAAACTTTAATATTAGCGAGACCACCATTAACACCAAATGACTTAAACCTAAACAAATAATTGGGTATTAACTGAGAAAAAGTtaagaaacaaaaaacaaacaaacaaaatgtttttaacCTTGACCTTTTTTGTTTCCAGGCAAGTTCCTGAAGGCTTCATAAAACTTGGACAAGTATAAAACCATTAGCAGCTTGTCTGGTTCAGCTCCAGCGACCATCTCCTTTCCAGTCGTCATTGGCTGAATCCCGAGGTGGTGCTCAGCCACATCAAACGCCAATTGATTGTTTGCTGCGACGTCATCCTCATGAAGGGTGTCATAGTCGCTGAAACAGAAACACAATCGCATAGACATGTTCATTATCAATGCTCAAATTCATATGCTCGCGAGTTCTGACTTTGAAGATCACAAGTTAGCAAGATAACTATCATGACAATCACATGGCTGACTGTCCATAGGTGAAAAACAAATTGTGAAACTGTGCAAAGATGGGAAATCAATTACAAATATTAATTTTCAATATATCGTGGACTGTTTGCAATCCACTGGCAAAGTGCATTCAGCTTCATGCACAGGTTTTGCCccctttatttaattttttttgtttatttttcataATTGAATGTTTCCAATCATCAATCCAATctcagtatctcacaaaagcaaaCCAagtgaaaatattattttataattaaactgtaaaaaataaatacaaacccaTTGAGCCCCCCCACCACATTTCAAAACCAAATGTCTTAAATTTGAGGCAAAAACTGAGGAATTGTTGGGAGGAATACAGAGAGTGCATTCTCACATGAGCTCAGGCCTCTGCCTATGTATGAGTGCACAAAGAGCAAGGCCACTCCTCCAGGAGGATGTCAGGTTGGTGATGTCGACCCCTCTATAGCCATGAGTCTGTCTCTGACACCATGTCAGCAGCCTGTTGGGGCACACCTCAGATTCTGTACGAGAAAGAACATTATTCACATTACTGAACTTAGAACATCTAGGCTTGAAATAAAATGGTTTTGACGCACACCGTTTGGCAGTTGTCGTCATCGGCAATTGTTACCATCGGTCCTCGTCGCCACCCACGCCTTGTATGCGGAGGCATTTTTGGAGCGCCGATGGGGCTGGCGCCAATGGCAACGAGCACCGATGGCAACGAGCAGCAACGGAGCGTCGTGTTTATTAGGCTTTGAACGTCTATGATATTTGAGCCTCACCTCTGGAAAGGTAGACAGGTCTACCTATGGGACCTTCAAAGTGAGAAGAGTCATGTTTGCCATCACTGAACAGGTGCCGCACCTTAGAGGTAGACAAtgaagtgatgtttttttttgtaaagcaatGACACATAACACAATTCATGAGCAAGCAGTAACACTGAGTATCTCCATCCAAATTTGCAACTGCACTCCTTTAAGTAATAATGGATTCATTTTGAATAAGCGTTAGACTGACCTGGTGGGGGCGAACATTACTGGAGTTAAGGTTGGGATAGCGGGTTGCAGGGTCAATGGTATATTGATCAAAGTTTTTACTGATGTTCTCTGGTGTGGTCTGGGGAAGTAGCCGGTAGATGCTCTCCCTAAAGAATGATATAACAAACAACTGAGGAACAATTTGTATGTACAACACTGCATTATCATTATTTGTAAAGATTAGTTATCCTTGCATAACGTTCAAAAAGGGAGGCTGTATTTTGCTTGCGAAATGCTAACAATCCTTCTGGACTGTTCTATTTTGCATTCATTGTTTTGATGGTGTAGAGTCGACACTGTCGACCGAGTATAATAAAGGACATTCAAACATAAGACTTAGTGAAACACTTTGGATATACAAGCCTTGATGGTGTACCACCGTTTTCCTCCAGAGGAAAGCAATCAAGGATAATGGCAGACAACGTAGTTTTTGTTCGAGAAAGAAAAGCAATGTCACATAACCTCTCTGCCAGAATTTCCAGAGGGCTCTTCCCCTGTGCAAAGGCCTTCACCATCCAAGCTGTGTCGAAAGCTGCCAAAAAACCTCGCGCGCAACCTGTACCCATCGGCCAGAAAGGCTGTGGAGAGAATCATCATCACTATCTTGGTCAAGGAGAATAATTTTTCTCAAGATCAAGTTAGTGCTTATTTCCACTGACAATACATACCTCAAGCAGACTATCTCCCACTAGTGCAACCAGTAGCTGGTGTCCATGTTTCTCCCTGATCAGAGCAGCATTCTCCGAGGCATACATGCTGGTGAAGTCAAACATTGCCACATCTGGCTGCCCGTAGTGGTTGATAGCATAGTCCAGTGATGGTAGCTGGTAATTTGTGCCAAAATCAGCTGCCTCTCGGGCATACGAGAGCAATGCTTCCTGGTTTACATTGTCAGTGCTTAGTAAACGATCCGTTTCGACATAATCCTATATGAAAAGCAAAAAAGATGAAATCAACACTACAGAACATCAACTTCTATAGTAATTATTATAtctatccatcaattttctataccgcttgtacccacgggggtcgcgggcgtgctggagcctatcccattagtcatcgggcagtaggcgagggacaccctgaaccggttaccagccaatcgcagggcacacagagacaaacaagcaCCCGCActcacgggcaatttggagtgctcaatcagcctaccatgcatgtttttgggatgtgtgaggaaaccagagtacccAGAGAAAACCAACGCAAGCACggagaaaacatgcaaactccacacagggagggctggagcgagaatcgaacccacaatctctgaactgtgaggcagacatggtAACCACTGTGCCGCCAATGTAAACCATGTTAACTACAAATATGTACAAGGGCTTATTATCAAGTTTACAAATGTTGGCAAGAACACATGCAATAAGCCAACGTTTTTGTAGTGATAATTAATTTAAATTGGGAAGTTTACGATGATTTACTACCAAGAAGGAGTTTAACGTTAATTTACTTTATCAATATAGCCAATGCAGACCAGACCAACAGTCAACAATTATTGTTTCTTGTTATAACACATCGGCTAACCTAAAAGAAGCAATCACTCATGAAATaattttgtgttgtttaaaTGTGTTACCCGTGAAACAAGAGTCATCCAAAAgtataaatgtaaatattatttaaaaaaaatacaaggtgCCCAAATTGAGGGGACTGTGTTTTTGTTGAAGTGTATAGTAAACGAGTTGTCACTTATATAGCGCTTTTCTACCTTTGGTACTCAAAACGTTTCACACTGCTTCCTTATTCACCTACTGATGACATTCCACAAGGAGCAACTGGGGGTTCACTTCAACATGATCACAATGGCTGGAGACTGAACCCTAACCTCTGAGTTGGGAGACGACCACTCGACCACTGAGTCACGCCGCTCTATGAACATGTGAACTTACATTAATAATGACCCCTTTGTCCAGCAAACTCTGCTTCTTTGCAGTCATGACAAAGTAATGAGTGTTGTCTCTGTAGTAAACAATGTTCTCCAAGTCAATTCCTGAAAATATGAAGACAAAGACAGACTTGAGATTTAGAACTGACATTTCACTTAAATTATGTATAATACTATAGTATAATATAATCGTATATATGTACAGGGTGTCACAATTCTTCAAATCCTTCAATTCGATTTGATTTTTgattggtcttttttttcttagcgcACAGAGGCCTATGGCATATTTAAAATAGTTTAGTCTCATATAGATTTTATTCATTGCATTCTGTATTTAATACAAAATATAACTTATAAATAACTTATAACTTTATAAACTTTCAGATCTCCAGATTTTCACTTGATCCATGTCTGGACTTAGGCATTTGAAAGCCTGGATTTGTTTAGTTAGGAAGCATTTTGGTGCAGATTGCGCTTTATGTTTCGGATCATGAACTCTCTtctcccttctgcgtagcgtcctgtatttatttcttgtgttatttgtttatttattatttattcattgtttgtgccttttattttcttgcgttgtttacttgtatgtacatcgtGAACTAtgacttgtcaccgtgggatagtgggaacgtaatttcgatctcttggcatgtgaagaaattgacaataaagcagactttgacttggaCTTTGATCATTGTCTTGTGACATTTAAGGGTATATACAGCGGCAATATTTTGGTGATTGACCTGTTTCTTCCTTGAGTTCAAGGAAGAACTTCTGGTTGAAGATAAAGGCAACTCCACTAATCTCCTCCACTTTGGCCTCTGCTGTGGTGTTTCTGTTGACAAAGTTTGCCGTAATAGCAATGGCGAGTTTTCCTCGAAACTCCTTGCGCCTGAAACCTACCAAAAGCAAAGAAAGAAATGTTTGTGAACAACAACAGCCAAAAACAATTCAACTTTAAAAGGCATTGATTCTATTTGACCAGTTCAGGGGAATCAAAGTTTTACAAAGTAGAACATAGCTGGGCAACAAACTTGCCTGATAATAACAACGTGCTTGTTAGAAACTTAAACGGTAAACGGTTAAAGTAAGCTTGGTATTCAAAATGTGTGGCTAATGGGTTGTGCAGCTGTGGGACATTTGGCTGTAAAATCTTTACGCAAATATAGCGGATCTATTTAACAGGCTGTATAGCAGGAAACAAGCAAGTCATGGAATTCAAAGTTTAGCCATAAAATCCATAAATGAATGCAATGTTTGACAGTGAGTGAGGATCAGTGACCAAGCACAATAAAACCTCACAGTAAAAACGAACTAGTAAAAATCTGTTAACTTTTAGATGCTCAGTTGCATCATTTGGAATGAATTCACATTCATCGGCATATCCACAAAAGCATGTAAACAGGAAATGCTTTAGTCAGTGACGGAGGGTAGCTTTGGAACTATTCACCTCATTTCCACAGAAAATAAACAGTGCTTTGACTACAGAGGAATTAGCAAATAAATTTGCACTCAGCATACtactttggggggaaaaacattCCTTAGGCTTGTTTGGGCTAAAAATGAGAACAATAGGAAGCCTGACTAAAAAGAACAATCACAAAGTATAATAATCCACAATCCGATTACTGCGGACATTTTTACCATCTAATGTGTTTTTGCGTCCATCAGCTCCAATCACCACATCAAAGTCCATGTCTGAGACGGGGTGATTTGAAGGCTGGATATCTGCTCTCCAACTCGGACCTAGCAAAGCAAACCAGTCTGATTAACAAAGATGACAGGCAGTCTGATGTGAAGTATTCAACGGTAATGATGTTCAATTGAAAACAGTGTGGAGAAGGGGAATCTTTCATGTGCTGCTGTTTATTAAGCGACAAAGTTCTGATTTGCATGAGGAACAATGGGAAAGCGTGAATGCTGAGATTAGTGACTGTGTTCGGATTACTCCATTTTAATATACATTAACAATGTTTATGAAGAGAAACTTACTGTCGTCAGTCTGTTCTTCTGGTGGCTCAACAAGTTTAATGAATTCCACATTGACATGAACTTCAATGCCCAGAATGAGACAAATTTTAAGCAGCATCAACTGGAGCTGACGGATACCTGGAAGAGATATTGGCACGTGCAGAGAGgatgcatgtaaaaaaaaaagaaaaaaaaaagaaagtgtaaAACTAAGGACAGATTagcatacgtacacaaaccatcCATTCATTAAATGAAGATGCATGGATGTTACTACAGTGCTGCAAATTTTCTTCTTGACTCGCACTCTTTTTGTCatttaatgttttctttttaatcagTACAGTATATCAGTACATTCTTTAAACATGGTTGGAAAAATCACACATTAGAATAATATTATTCCAAATCCAGAAATAATTCCGCATTATTCATGGGAAAAGTAAAGCTAATGAAATAGTGTTTGTGAAATAAAAGTATTGCTTTTATTCAGTGCTTCCTCAGCACTGGAAACAATGATATTTCAAgggaactataaaaaaaaaaaatgccagccAAATGTACTCACTGATATGATCGATGGACCCAGCACAGAACTTGCCATAGAACTTCTTAGCACCAAGGCCTCTGAGGTCTTCAATGGTGAATGGCCACAGATGAAGCACATTGTTCCTGGAGAACGCGTCCCTCTTCTCAATCACCACCACATTACAACCCAGCAAAGCCAGCTCGATGGCTGTCCGCAGACCACAAGGTCCACCACCAATGATCAGACACTAAACAGGGTGAGAGAGGTGATCAAGAACTACTCGAGGGGAAGACAATTTGGGCTAATGATGACATTAATATGTATATTTGTAGTGTGGAAGTACTTAGATTAGCAAAGACATATTGTTTAAACTAAAAGTAAGAAAATGTTTTCCATTGCTGACTCTGTCAAAGTCCTTTAATTGCAGCACAACCTAAACAGAATaactaaacaacatatttgctGTGGTTAGAAATGAAGACTAAAACAaagtcacaataataataataataataataataatcacagtAACAACTGACTTTCTGAAACTTTTATCTGGGCTAATGtaataaaaatatttgcaaTTGGTCAGTAAAAATATGCAACAATACAATTAAATCAATTTATATTTTGCATACACGCACTTCAAATTCCACAATCTAAATTCAGAACCAGCTTGGCCAACGAGCTAGGAGCAAAGTGTTTTGTTTCAAATACTTTgttttcacacaaaaaaaaaagtctggggTAATAATTCAGCTGTTGTTTTTGGCCAGCCAACACTGCTATCTCCCCTCTTTCCTTTCCAGACGTCTTATCTTCAGTTATGTATGAAGTCATTGAAGCAGCATGTTAAAAGGGTGTAGCTTTGCTAACATAGGGGCGGAGTGTCCCCTGGATTTATCTTAATATACACGATGAAGTATTTCGTTGAGGCAAACCATTTAATGGTGGCCCTTAGTCTCCCCGAGAATATTAATCTCTCAGTTGATGCCTTTTGGACTATTTTCTGCTCCGTACTTGGTGGGAACATTTTCAACATGCTGACTGCAATTTGTCAAGAATAGAAGCTTTATTCTTATCATTTGGTCATCATGTATTTTCAACAGAAATAAACAAATTGTCAAAACATActtttaatatctgaacattggcTGAAGCAAAAGTAATATATCACACCGTGCATGTGCATATACTGAGAATTATAGTTTTATGAGCAATTCTGTGTCTTACCCTAGTTCCTTGAGAGGCTTTATTCTGGCTGTACACTTTTTGCTGTGCCCTCTTGTCCAATTTGGTCCACAGAGGTTTGACCTTCCAGGAGTTGACTGCTGCTTTCAGTGAGCTGTAGAAGTTGCTATAATCCAGCGGATCCAGGTCCAGCTGCCTGCAGAGGATACTAAAGGCCTGCAGAGTTCCTTTACATGTGGACATCTGGACAAAGTTCTCAAAGAGTCGACTAGCCTTAGCGGTTCGCTCATCCTCCGTCTCGCCCATCCTGTCTGATTGTTACCTTTCCCCTTTTGACTCCTTGTACACTGAGAGAACTCTGTCCTAGAATGTTGCCATGCATATCTGGGAAtggaaaataaagaaataatgaATACAAGATTATTCACTGAGAAAGCAGAATATATGAATGTGTGTAAAAATAATCCAAATTATTGAAGCTATGCCAAATTATATATGGTGTAGATATTAATTGGAATGGTGTACAAAAAAGTTGCATAATTGTGCATGCAGCCAACTTAAGCACGGCCGTTGTCTGGCTGCTGGTGTAATTTACTGTGTCGCGTTCTGCAGGGGGAGCAGAATTCATGCCAGCAACATGCCAGTGGGATTATTAAACTAATCCCAAAAGAGTCCGATTACAACTGGAGTTATGTAAACCAATGAAGAAGAGGAAGTCTCTGATCAAACTTTTCTTCAGCTACCCATCCCAACCCCATTTTGACACGGGTTGGTTGGGCCAATCTCATTCAGCTGAGTCGTAATTGTCAATTTGGAGGCTTGTGCAATAGCAACAATTATTAAACTATGGACTTGAATGCATTGGTTACTGCATCATTTGGGGTATCAAAGTGAAATGGAAAATCGTAAACTTGGGTAAAGGAAAGGTTACATTCCAAAGGCAATAACAGCTTGTAGTGGGCACTGAAAATAGCATTCACGCGTCCGTGTGCTGCCTTGCTTAACTTATCATGTATGCTTTGAACACACATCCCTGCATGCATGTACAGTATACTTATAGCCAACAACAAGCCAAGACTGTTCAaacttaattattattattattttttttccccccctacaAAACCTTCTTCCGCTGCTCCACTGAATGCCTGATAGGATTACGACTGTGTGCATGTGACTGGATAGGTTCGGATCAACAAGctcaaaaaaagaaattcacacAAGCGAGCATAGTTTTGGAACAGAAACCTCATCCTTTCTCTGGTATTTAATTTCAATTTCAAAATCAATTACACATAACCGATCTTTTTAGGAAATATTGAATCAAAATAAGCTTACATTTATCTTAACTACAATGACctactgtattattttttttaagttgaaaAACTAAGCATAAGcatcctgataaaaaaaaaagtcaggcagAGCACTCTAAAGATGCGTTCACACCGCAGGATTTTTGGGTGAAGtccgatttttctttgtataaaCATTCACATCCCATATTAAGTGAGGTTCTCAGTCAGTCTGGTGTGTGAACTAGACTGAATTTgagaacccaaaaaaaaaaaagatctgcaCCTATTAGAGCTCTTGTAGTCATTTTTAGTAGACAGCCATGAAATAATAACGTGCTCTCTTGTAGGAGTGCATGATTCACATTGGGAAAACAGTCTAACATCGGataaagtgattaaaaaaaaaacgacgttTCAACACCTGTTCAGTGTTGAAATTGAAAATTTTAATGTTTTCAGAGTTCCTTAAATCCAGACAATCtgttcaaatcattaaatcccagATTGCACTATTTGTCTAATTCTGATTCTCAAGTCTTATACTGTAATCTAAACAGTGACACACATAGGTTGGTCATGGGAATGACTTGAAAGCTGTATtgcgctcaaaaaaaaaaacaagggaaaGAACATTGTGTTGTGGAACAGGAAGTGGTTCATTTGATCTCTCTTTGGACCTCTCCTGCCCTCAGTATATGTAGTGTAAACATAAAAGTTTGAAATAATAACATTTTTATTGTAAATAGCTACCTTGTGCATCTGCACAAATAGCAGATTATCAAACAACATACTTCATAAAAGGAAATTGTTAATGACATCACTATATTGGGAGAAAGCAAAGCTAATTTTACGTAATTACGTGCTTCCTGGTTACTGAATCTAAAGATAAACGACTTATGGCCGAAGCGCTCAGGGGTATCAGGCGAAACAGAGTGACTATCTATTAAGCCACATCCGAAAGCACCACTGCAGTGGAGGATGACACACCCATGCCTAACATTTAGATAAAAGACTAACAAAATGCACGCCCTTCATCAACTAGTTTTGCAGTTTGCACACTGGAGTGGGTAATTCATGTTGAAATACAGTAAACGCGTGTTGTACCCTTTCCATTTCCCATAACTATTAGAGGATTATATTGGTAAGGGAATAGTTTCGCCAATAACAGTTTAAATTTAAATCTGGATCAGTTTGGAAAGGTATTCTGTGGTGTCGAACATCATCAGTACCCCGTGCTAAATATCAACAGATTTAACACCATCTTGTGTTTGTTTGACGAAACATACTCCGGTATAACTTAACACACAGTCAGCACATCAGGCTTTTTAAAACAGAATATTTGGCAAAGGTTTTGCAACCTTAAACTGCTTCAAGCATCTTTGGTCAGATACCCTTACTTATGCTCTCTCGTCTTATGTTGGAGACAAATAATCGCTCAGATAATCATCTAAAAATTGTGACTGATCAAAGACTAAAAATGATCCAATGACCATATTTGATTGACATTACAGTGAAATCAGCAGATACTTTCAATCAATTTACAATTGTACTTTGCAGCTCATCCAAAAGGCTTTAAATGAAGTAAGCCCTGATTGAGCAAACCCTGAGTGATATCAATCATCAACTGATAATTCATGATAACACACCAGATTTAGGGTTAGTTTGTCAAAGCTGAGGCAAAAGGGAAGCCAATTGATCAATTGTTGAAGATCAATATGTTAGCAAGTTACAGTGGACGCCCCACGTACTCACGATTCGACATCTGCATTTTCACCTGTTtgcaaaaagtgttttttttgtgtgcggggatattcaatattttttttttattattaatcatCATATAATCAATGTATTTTTTAGAACAGCTAGTATTTATTGATAACTACAATCTTGAATGAGATGCACAGGACAGGCATTTTTAGATGACTCCTAAAACGTTAAAAATTGGATAGCGCCCACACTTGAGGGGCGCTATCTGGGCCACTCAAAGACATTCACATGGTGCTTTGATATCTTGGCTGAATGTTGTAGGCCCCAGTCCAGCCGAAAGATGAACTGTTGCCTCAGTCTGAGTGCTCTGGAGCAGATTTCATCAAGGATGTCTATGTACATTGATGCATTTATCTTCCCGGGCTTGTCTTTCAGTTTCTGATGCTCAAAAACATCCCCCACATCATGATGCTGCCATCACTATGCTTGAGTGTATGAATGATTTCAGGCAGGTGATGAGGAGTGCCTGGTTTCCTCCTAatgttcttttaataaaaagTGGCTTCGGTCTGGCGACTCTAACATAAAATGGAATTGGTGGATTGCAGCAGAGGTCCTTCCAGGAGGTTCTCAGCTTTTGGCAGGGGATCATTGGAGCGCTGAGTGAACAAGTTTTTGTCACTTCCCAAATTTTACCCGATCACTCAGTTTAGACAAGCAGTGGATCTCGGAAGCAGAGCTGCCACCATATTGAAATTCCAGAACATTTTGTTCGTCTGAATTTTCATACATTTATCAAGAACGTTATTGCGAGACCAAGTTACCCATTAGCGCAGTATACTTTGTGGTGTGCATTTATTAGTAGCAGTCGTTACCCGCTATGACTGTACCAACCCAACGTTTCCCTTTTTGCAGCTGCCCTTGCTTGTTGCCACTGATATAAATCTATTAAAACTAGAAGGAAGAATTAAAACTAGATGGATGGGCATgaactgtttttttccccttgtttAACTCATTAGACAACTTTTGGATGAATGACCTAATTTCGAATCCAAGTTACTTTACAGTGAGTGGATAATCTAAATTGAGCATTGCTGTGAATCTCAgcgtgaatggttgttcgtttctATGTGCCTTGCGATTGACTCTTGACCAGTCAGGTGTGTAAACCGGTCGCTAGTACGGGGTGGGCTTCACCTCGTCTGCAACACAACTGAGAATAAACTGGATGGGCATGCAATACAATTCATGACCGGCATTGCGTATTTAAaatgcatttgcattttttctGGGTGGTGATTTTTTATGCCTTTTAAATTAAAACATGAGAATCAAATGCAAAATGgcctatataataataataattaacgtGTTTTGTCAAAATCCTGATCAATTGGTGAAACGTTTACATTAACTGGCTAAATGGGTTGCGACATGAAAGTCCTAAAACTATTGAGTTTGTTTATATATTTAACTTTTTACATGCGTGTTTGAGAAATCAAATCCAATTTTAAAGTCAAGATTGTGTTGTGATATTTCGTACCTCAGCCTCATTGAGCACATGGTGTTCTGAATGCTATATGTACAAGGACTGTACTGAGACCAGCTTTGACTGTCCTGCATGCAAGTCCTTAAATCACACTCCTAATCCTCATAGCATTAACACCACACACTGTAGATGACCAATGCAGGATTAAGCCCATAAACTTGTCAGTGACACAATAGCCTGCACTTCCATAGTGCATTATAAAGTGCAAGAAGCAACCCGGGAGTAAGAATATGTTAGTTGTAAGCAACTGtcaaataataatgatgaacCAAGCCACGTCCTATTATCCTATTTTGTGAAATCCGGTCaatgtttcaaaataaaagcttgtTCTAAGACAGATAAATAAAACggtaattcatccatccattttctcaggtcttgtgtttgacacctatgatgtAGTCCCAACCATTAAAAATCTAAAACAatttttgaaacaaaatatgaGGAACGTTTTTTTATTCTTCCATGATCTatcttgttttgatttgtttacTATCCCCAACAGAGGCATTTTAAAACGTATCGTTGAAATCTAAGAATTTTTTTCTCAGCGTCCGGTTCTCATGAAAAGATTATCTGACACACTGGAGCTCAACTTGGCCTTTCTCATCTGACAGCAGCTCATGTTGTCAGCCAGCAACACTTAGCTCCCTGGTGTATTTTTGTCGCCTGATGTCTCTCCCCCAAAGCTGATATGTGCAGCGTCGCCCCCATATAAGTCAATCACTCATTCCAGGAACTAACAGCGTGAGCCGTAGTGGCTTGTTTTCGTGGCCCCACACACTGAATGACAGAAAGATAAATGAGAAAAGACTCAGAGGAAATATGATATTCACATCTTTGGTGTCAACTGCAACAGCGCGATAATAAAAACATAATTTTTAATTCCTGACACTACTCTCATATTATCCGGATGTTGTCATTGCTTTGTAATACA harbors:
- the LOC125970504 gene encoding F-actin-monooxygenase mical2b isoform X5, whose product is MGETEDERTAKASRLFENFVQMSTCKGTLQAFSILCRQLDLDPLDYSNFYSSLKAAVNSWKVKPLWTKLDKRAQQKVYSQNKASQGTRCLIIGGGPCGLRTAIELALLGCNVVVIEKRDAFSRNNVLHLWPFTIEDLRGLGAKKFYGKFCAGSIDHISIRQLQLMLLKICLILGIEVHVNVEFIKLVEPPEEQTDDSPSWRADIQPSNHPVSDMDFDVVIGADGRKNTLDGFRRKEFRGKLAIAITANFVNRNTTAEAKVEEISGVAFIFNQKFFLELKEETGIDLENIVYYRDNTHYFVMTAKKQSLLDKGVIINDYVETDRLLSTDNVNQEALLSYAREAADFGTNYQLPSLDYAINHYGQPDVAMFDFTSMYASENAALIREKHGHQLLVALVGDSLLEPFWPMGTGCARGFLAAFDTAWMVKAFAQGKSPLEILAERESIYRLLPQTTPENISKNFDQYTIDPATRYPNLNSSNVRPHQVRHLFSDGKHDSSHFEGPIGRPVYLSRESEVCPNRLLTWCQRQTHGYRGVDITNLTSSWRSGLALCALIHRQRPELIDYDTLHEDDVAANNQLAFDVAEHHLGIQPMTTGKEMVAGAEPDKLLMVLYLSKFYEAFRNLPGNKKGAKERNENIERQTGQSQPRKRIPKDDKKMDDDSINKRRRKGNGYLTKLSCHSAPSAGEDGQLRENKVRSMATQLLAKFEENAAEKMHSKPEDDLPSLPFSSSLSPSSTPLPLSNEEEEGENPRFAKPKDTPPPPTPPLSLRRKWQPSIYLRLLENPDSYSKRGSRSPSPSHAGSPLRSPSPERHSTECTSPVAKASHYSASALLDTDLSSPRSEEEMQQNQAERLSARQFAQKTIKERAVLLSSLFTGSNKPTPAHFPSLPQAQVELSTSVPPIPPSISTKIYPMVHPVPDPTAQAGFFNPLHLKHKKESSFPTFHVDSESSQQTSHADSLSSNSKVPTEISGSNASQDATSLPENNFSSSPVFSLLNKDTGTQYRPQGRLETQQIHKTSNETSERHKNSINAKCNGSSVLKDHKGIVRKSVIRSESCPTGAPSYSKERTVGKVSSAIDAKAQMLAILYETDHRPSAAMCVGRKEFQSGLGGSDICHFCLKRVYVMERLSAEGYFFHRECFRCDVCNCTLRLGGHTFNSYEAKFYCKMHYSQYQSSTHFRKRKDNHNHVTALVLDKERNTVTSDIQTQPPEDLSPSEPLSRSLSCTC